From a region of the Mercurialis annua linkage group LG1-X, ddMerAnnu1.2, whole genome shotgun sequence genome:
- the LOC126677241 gene encoding protein SMALL AUXIN UP-REGULATED RNA 51-like codes for MAIRKSNKLSQTAVIKQIVKRCSSLGKKPGYQDVDGLPLDVPKGHFAVYVGENRSRYIVPISFLTRPEFQNLLQQAEEEFGFDHDMGLTIPCEEEVFLSLTSMLR; via the coding sequence ATGGCCATcagaaaatcaaacaaattgTCTCAAACAGCCGTCATCAAACagatcgtcaagagatgttcaAGCTTAGGAAAAAAACCCGGTTACCAAGATGTCGACGGCCTTCCGTTAGATGTTCCAAAGGGACATTTTGCTGTATATGTTGGTGAAAATAGAAGCAGATATATAGTACCCATCTCCTTCTTGACCAGACCCGAGTTTCAGAACTTGCTTCAACAAGCTGAAGAAGAGTTCGGATTTGACCATGATATGGGTCTCACTATTCCTTGTGAAGAAGAAGTTTTTCTGTCGCTAACATCCATGCTCAGATAA